One segment of Mycolicibacterium sp. YH-1 DNA contains the following:
- a CDS encoding ClbS/DfsB family four-helix bundle protein — MWASSLLCSEGKQTLAVPSSKEELVHAITGEYDKLVRDLARVPAEQVRERSLPGHKANTLMSPADLLAYLLGWSELILTWHEQRDAGIEPSFPASGYNWNQLGDLAQQFYRDYASLSWTELLDRFNAAESRVLSLVLKMSDEDLYGKPWYGKYTAGRMIQLNTSSPYANARRRIRSWLRENNL; from the coding sequence GTGTGGGCGTCATCGCTGCTCTGCTCGGAAGGGAAACAGACTTTGGCTGTGCCGTCTTCAAAAGAAGAGCTAGTGCATGCCATCACCGGCGAGTACGACAAGTTGGTGCGGGACCTCGCGCGGGTGCCGGCCGAGCAGGTGCGCGAGAGATCTCTGCCAGGACACAAGGCGAACACGCTAATGAGTCCTGCGGATCTTCTGGCCTATCTACTCGGATGGAGCGAACTCATACTGACGTGGCATGAGCAACGCGACGCAGGCATTGAACCCTCCTTCCCAGCGTCCGGATACAACTGGAATCAACTTGGGGATTTAGCGCAGCAGTTCTACCGCGACTACGCCAGCCTCAGCTGGACCGAACTGCTCGACCGTTTCAATGCAGCTGAGTCCCGTGTGCTCTCTCTGGTCTTGAAGATGAGCGATGAAGACCTGTACGGGAAGCCCTGGTACGGCAAGTACACCGCGGGGCGAATGATCCAGCTCAACACTTCGTCGCCGTATGCCAACGCTCGTCGTCGCATCCGCTCATGGCTGCGAGAGAACAACCTCTGA
- a CDS encoding pyridoxamine 5'-phosphate oxidase family protein, with protein MSIKVDLDRLSDALSDFGLGYLITVGDDFRAHTVSIDTVISDGVFNIGHIGNTTRRNVIEHADVTLLWPPREQGGYSLIVDGRGEVEGDGLCATPTRAVLHRSATPRTPSASGCAEDCVPLAED; from the coding sequence ATGAGCATCAAGGTGGATCTCGACCGTCTGTCCGATGCGCTGAGCGACTTCGGACTCGGCTACCTGATCACAGTCGGCGACGATTTCCGCGCTCACACCGTCTCCATCGACACGGTCATCTCGGACGGCGTGTTCAACATCGGCCACATCGGAAACACCACTCGCCGCAACGTGATTGAGCACGCCGACGTCACACTGCTGTGGCCACCCCGCGAGCAGGGCGGCTACTCGCTCATCGTCGACGGACGCGGCGAGGTGGAGGGCGACGGGCTGTGCGCGACGCCGACGCGAGCGGTGCTGCACCGGTCCGCCACGCCCCGCACCCCCTCCGCATCGGGCTGCGCGGAGGACTGCGTGCCACTCGCCGAGGACTGA
- the ppk2 gene encoding polyphosphate kinase 2, which produces MLDGSALDDYIVRDDDDDDPVLLVQRTGEVVDTWREGYPYDERMSRDEYEQQKRLLQIELLKLQKWSQANGHRHVIVFEGRDAAGKGGTIKRFMEHLNPRGARVVALEKPTERERTQWYFQRYVPHLPAAGEVVLFDRSWYNRAGVERVMGYCSPKQHAEFIRQAPLFEQMLVNDGISLTKLWFSVTAAEQRTRFTIRQVDPVRQWKLSPTDLASLDKWDDYTAAKEDMFAWTDTEAAPWTVVKSNDKKRARINAMRYVLGKFDYDNKDHEVVGRADPLIVGRALAD; this is translated from the coding sequence ATGTTGGACGGTTCTGCTCTTGATGACTACATCGTGCGCGACGACGATGACGACGATCCCGTGCTGCTCGTCCAGCGCACAGGCGAGGTCGTCGACACGTGGCGCGAGGGTTACCCATACGACGAGCGGATGAGCCGCGACGAGTACGAGCAGCAGAAGCGTCTGCTGCAGATCGAACTGCTCAAGCTGCAGAAGTGGAGCCAGGCCAACGGGCACCGGCACGTCATCGTGTTCGAGGGTCGCGACGCCGCAGGCAAGGGCGGCACCATCAAGCGGTTCATGGAGCACTTGAATCCGCGCGGCGCGCGCGTCGTCGCGCTGGAGAAGCCGACCGAGCGGGAACGCACGCAGTGGTACTTCCAGCGCTACGTTCCGCACCTGCCCGCGGCGGGGGAGGTCGTGCTGTTCGACCGGTCCTGGTACAACCGCGCGGGCGTCGAACGCGTGATGGGGTACTGCTCGCCCAAGCAGCACGCGGAGTTCATCCGGCAGGCGCCGCTGTTCGAGCAGATGCTGGTCAACGACGGCATCAGCCTGACCAAACTGTGGTTCTCGGTGACCGCGGCCGAGCAGCGCACCCGCTTCACCATCCGCCAGGTCGACCCGGTCCGGCAGTGGAAGCTCTCACCGACCGACCTCGCGTCGCTGGACAAGTGGGACGACTACACGGCGGCCAAGGAGGACATGTTCGCCTGGACCGATACCGAGGCGGCACCGTGGACCGTGGTGAAGAGCAATGACAAGAAACGCGCCAGGATCAACGCGATGCGCTACGTCCTCGGTAAGTTCGACTACGACAACAAGGATCACGAGGTGGTCGGCCGCGCCGATCCGCTCATCGTGGGACGCGCACTGGCTGACTGA
- a CDS encoding dihydrodipicolinate reductase yields the protein MLRVIQWATGTVGRHAVAAVHRHPDLDLVGALVYGESKDGRDAGELCGIGEIGVTATRDRDAIIALDADCVLYMPQGEMNPMGALRDICALLASGKNVVSTAVTALIYPASMGQAVVDQLEAACAEGRSSFHATGIEPGWAAEVLPLTMSSLFGRIDSLLVQELLDYSTYDSADMLFDIMGFGGAPDAPVPLADPVLAGSTFKASLMLVADGLGAAIDDFAYDRRVAVTAEAFDITAGRIEVGTVSAQRFSCSAIIGGRPALTIEHITRLRDDQAPDWPTGRGWKVTVEGKPSMVLESRIAAHGEDETDQGCLGTAMHAVHAIAPVCEAAPGIRTFLDLPTIIGRGVLS from the coding sequence ATGCTGCGTGTCATCCAGTGGGCCACCGGAACCGTCGGACGCCACGCCGTCGCCGCGGTGCACCGTCATCCTGACCTCGACCTGGTCGGGGCATTGGTCTACGGCGAGTCCAAGGACGGCCGTGACGCCGGCGAGCTGTGTGGCATCGGCGAAATCGGTGTCACCGCAACGCGTGACCGTGACGCGATCATCGCGCTGGACGCCGACTGCGTGCTGTACATGCCGCAGGGCGAGATGAACCCGATGGGCGCGCTGCGTGACATCTGTGCCCTGCTGGCGTCGGGCAAGAACGTCGTGTCCACGGCGGTGACGGCACTCATCTACCCAGCCAGCATGGGGCAGGCCGTCGTCGACCAGCTGGAGGCGGCGTGCGCCGAGGGGCGCTCGTCCTTCCACGCGACGGGTATCGAACCCGGTTGGGCGGCAGAGGTTCTGCCACTCACGATGTCGAGCCTGTTCGGCCGCATCGATTCCCTGTTGGTGCAGGAACTACTGGACTACAGCACCTATGACAGCGCCGACATGCTGTTCGACATCATGGGCTTCGGCGGGGCACCCGATGCGCCGGTTCCGCTGGCCGATCCGGTGCTCGCCGGCTCGACGTTCAAGGCGTCACTCATGCTGGTCGCCGACGGCCTCGGCGCCGCCATCGACGACTTCGCCTACGACCGCCGTGTGGCCGTCACCGCCGAGGCCTTCGACATCACGGCCGGACGGATCGAGGTGGGCACCGTCTCGGCGCAGCGGTTCAGCTGCTCCGCGATCATCGGCGGTCGACCCGCGCTGACCATCGAGCACATCACCCGCCTGCGCGACGACCAGGCTCCGGACTGGCCGACCGGACGCGGCTGGAAGGTGACCGTCGAGGGCAAGCCCTCGATGGTGCTCGAGTCGCGCATCGCGGCCCATGGTGAGGACGAGACGGATCAGGGCTGCCTCGGCACCGCGATGCACGCCGTGCACGCCATCGCACCGGTATGCGAAGCGGCACCGGGTATCCGGACGTTCCTCGATCTGCCGACCATCATCGGCCGCGGGGTGCTGAGCTAA
- a CDS encoding DUF2563 family protein yields MYIDTDMLRMGADFSDSAATIIQRGAADFSSTRLSVGVFGDFEAARGFHGALTAAHQTHATTMDGHRTELDAIAQKATCAATMFLMQDEQAAGAVDAAGNCLT; encoded by the coding sequence ATGTACATCGACACGGACATGCTGCGCATGGGAGCGGACTTCTCCGACAGCGCGGCGACGATCATTCAACGCGGTGCGGCTGACTTCTCGTCGACCCGACTCAGCGTCGGTGTGTTCGGCGATTTCGAGGCTGCGCGCGGCTTCCACGGCGCCCTCACCGCGGCTCACCAAACCCACGCCACAACTATGGACGGTCATCGCACCGAACTAGACGCGATCGCCCAGAAGGCCACTTGCGCCGCGACGATGTTCCTCATGCAGGATGAGCAAGCTGCCGGCGCCGTCGATGCCGCGGGAAATTGCCTGACCTGA
- a CDS encoding mycothiol transferase produces the protein MAQANIDAARELLRDSFTRLIEHADDITDGLTDAVSSYRPTPEANSIAWLLWHSARVQDAQLCDIAGTEQVWLRDGWVDKFALDLPRDAHGYGHTPEEVGKVRASAQLLAGYYHAVHRITLEFVAGVTAEELERIVDRRWTPPVTASARLVSIIDDCAQHLGQAAYVKGIAVKGPAPE, from the coding sequence ATGGCGCAAGCAAATATCGACGCGGCGCGCGAACTGCTCCGCGACTCCTTCACCCGCCTCATCGAACACGCCGACGACATCACCGACGGGCTGACCGACGCCGTGTCGTCGTACCGTCCGACACCGGAGGCCAACAGCATCGCGTGGCTGCTCTGGCACAGCGCCCGCGTGCAGGACGCGCAGCTGTGCGATATCGCCGGGACCGAGCAGGTGTGGCTACGCGACGGCTGGGTCGACAAATTCGCCCTCGACCTCCCGCGGGACGCGCATGGTTACGGGCACACTCCCGAGGAGGTCGGCAAGGTTCGCGCGTCGGCTCAACTGCTGGCCGGCTACTACCACGCGGTGCACCGGATCACGCTCGAGTTCGTCGCGGGTGTGACGGCCGAGGAACTCGAGCGCATAGTCGACAGGCGCTGGACCCCGCCCGTCACGGCCAGTGCCCGCCTCGTCAGCATCATCGACGACTGCGCACAGCACCTCGGTCAGGCGGCCTACGTCAAGGGCATCGCAGTCAAGGGCCCCGCGCCTGAATGA
- a CDS encoding amidohydrolase family protein translates to MAYDLLIRNGTIVDGLGGEPFVGDVAITDGVIEAVGAVEGSAAREIDATGLLVTPGFIDLHTHYDGQAIWSDRMSPSSSHGVTTAVMGNCGVGFAPCRADDHETLVDLMAGVEDIPGVVMVDGLPWTWETFPEFLDALDDRRRDIDVAAFLPHSPLRVYVMGQRGVDREPATDEDLALMRKLAEEAVRVGALGFASSRLTLHKSESGHPIPSFEAGHAEIEAIARGVKDAGGGLIQFVPDLVAGDFAPALQTVFDVAEDVGLPVTFTLAIGNAGDPFFEDGLTMVEKANAAGGEVTAQVFPRPIGLVIGLELSGNPFVLYPSYREIAHLPLAERVAVMRKPEVRARILADTPASDGHPLMFAVQAWNWMFPLGDPPNYEPDPSQSIGARAQARGVSPLEEAYDRLLDDDGHAMLLITLANFRDASLDTVARLLRREDVVLGLGDGGAHYGMICDASFPTYMLAHWARDRAADRLSVAEAVRELTSVPARVAGLADRGRIALGHKADLNVIDHAAVHLHKPVIAHDLPGGGRRLDQSADGYVATIVSGEVIAEHGVPTDALPGKLVRGRQPAPSVRT, encoded by the coding sequence ATGGCCTATGACTTGCTCATCCGCAACGGCACCATCGTCGACGGCCTCGGGGGTGAGCCATTTGTCGGCGATGTCGCGATCACCGACGGGGTCATCGAGGCGGTGGGCGCTGTCGAGGGTTCGGCAGCGCGCGAGATCGACGCGACGGGGCTGCTCGTCACACCCGGCTTCATCGATCTGCACACGCACTACGACGGGCAGGCCATCTGGTCCGATCGCATGTCGCCGTCGTCGTCGCACGGCGTGACCACCGCGGTGATGGGCAACTGCGGTGTCGGTTTCGCCCCGTGCCGGGCCGACGACCACGAGACACTCGTCGACCTCATGGCGGGCGTGGAGGACATCCCCGGCGTCGTGATGGTCGACGGGCTGCCGTGGACATGGGAGACGTTCCCGGAGTTCCTCGATGCCCTGGACGATCGGCGCCGGGACATCGATGTGGCCGCGTTCCTGCCACACTCCCCGCTGCGGGTGTACGTGATGGGCCAGCGCGGCGTCGATCGCGAACCCGCCACCGACGAGGACCTGGCGCTGATGCGCAAGCTCGCCGAGGAGGCGGTTCGAGTCGGAGCGCTGGGCTTCGCATCGTCGCGGCTGACTCTGCACAAGTCCGAGAGCGGCCATCCCATACCGAGTTTCGAAGCCGGTCACGCCGAGATCGAGGCCATCGCCCGCGGCGTCAAGGACGCAGGCGGCGGACTGATCCAGTTCGTTCCCGACCTCGTTGCCGGTGACTTCGCGCCCGCGTTGCAGACGGTGTTCGACGTCGCAGAGGACGTGGGTCTGCCGGTGACGTTCACCCTCGCGATAGGCAATGCCGGCGACCCGTTCTTCGAGGACGGGCTCACGATGGTCGAGAAGGCGAACGCAGCGGGTGGTGAGGTCACCGCGCAGGTCTTCCCGCGCCCGATCGGTCTGGTGATAGGCCTGGAGCTGAGCGGCAACCCGTTCGTGCTCTATCCGAGTTACCGCGAGATCGCCCACCTCCCGTTGGCCGAACGCGTCGCCGTGATGCGCAAGCCCGAGGTCCGGGCGCGCATCCTGGCCGACACCCCGGCCAGTGACGGCCACCCGCTGATGTTCGCGGTGCAGGCGTGGAACTGGATGTTCCCGCTGGGTGATCCGCCCAACTACGAGCCCGACCCGTCGCAGAGCATCGGCGCCCGGGCGCAGGCCCGCGGTGTCAGCCCGCTCGAGGAGGCCTACGACCGGCTGCTCGACGATGACGGCCACGCCATGCTGCTGATCACGCTGGCCAACTTCCGCGACGCCTCCCTGGACACCGTGGCTCGCCTACTCCGTCGCGAGGACGTGGTCCTTGGCCTCGGCGATGGCGGCGCCCACTACGGAATGATCTGCGACGCAAGCTTTCCCACCTACATGCTGGCGCACTGGGCACGCGACCGCGCAGCGGACCGGCTGTCGGTGGCCGAGGCGGTCCGCGAACTGACGTCGGTTCCCGCGCGCGTCGCGGGGCTCGCCGACCGCGGCCGAATCGCATTGGGCCACAAGGCCGACCTCAACGTCATCGACCACGCGGCAGTGCATCTGCACAAGCCCGTCATCGCGCATGACCTGCCAGGCGGCGGGCGTCGACTCGACCAGAGCGCCGACGGGTACGTCGCGACGATCGTGTCGGGTGAGGTCATCGCCGAGCACGGTGTGCCAACCGATGCGCTGCCCGGCAAGTTGGTGCGCGGCCGTCAACCGGCACCGAGCGTCCGCACATGA
- a CDS encoding crotonase/enoyl-CoA hydratase family protein has product MAQSFETLLYKAQPPVATITLNRPEHLNTIVPPMPDEIEAAVGLAERDPQIKVIVLRGAGRSFSGGYDFGGGFAQWGESMNTDGRWDPGKDFAMVSSRSTGPTPKFMAIWRASKPVIAQVHGWCVGGASDYALCADIVIASDDAVIGTPYARMWGAYLTGMWIYRLGLAKAKWHSLTGEPLTGVEAAAAELINESVPFERLEARVAEVAGMLARIPLSQLQAQKLIVNQAYENMGLASTQTLGGILDGLMRNTPDALEFIDVAATEGVRAAVQRRDGPWGDYSQAPPERRPDPSHIIEP; this is encoded by the coding sequence ATGGCCCAGAGCTTTGAGACCCTGCTGTACAAGGCGCAGCCGCCGGTCGCCACGATCACGCTGAACCGGCCCGAACACCTCAACACGATCGTGCCGCCGATGCCCGACGAGATCGAGGCCGCGGTCGGCCTGGCCGAGCGCGACCCGCAGATCAAGGTGATCGTGCTGCGCGGGGCGGGGCGCTCGTTCTCCGGCGGCTACGACTTCGGTGGCGGCTTCGCACAGTGGGGCGAGTCGATGAACACCGACGGCCGCTGGGATCCGGGCAAGGACTTCGCCATGGTGTCGTCGCGATCGACGGGGCCCACGCCGAAGTTCATGGCGATCTGGCGGGCATCCAAACCGGTGATCGCCCAGGTGCACGGCTGGTGCGTCGGCGGCGCGAGCGACTACGCGCTGTGCGCCGATATCGTCATCGCCAGCGACGACGCCGTCATCGGCACGCCATATGCCCGGATGTGGGGCGCCTACCTCACCGGCATGTGGATCTATCGGCTCGGCCTGGCGAAGGCCAAGTGGCACTCGCTCACCGGGGAACCGCTGACCGGTGTCGAGGCCGCTGCGGCTGAGTTGATCAACGAGTCGGTGCCGTTCGAGCGACTGGAGGCCCGCGTCGCCGAGGTCGCGGGCATGCTGGCCCGAATCCCGTTGTCGCAGTTGCAGGCTCAGAAGCTCATCGTGAACCAGGCCTACGAGAACATGGGGTTGGCGTCCACCCAGACTCTCGGCGGCATCCTCGACGGGCTCATGCGCAACACACCCGACGCGCTCGAGTTCATCGACGTCGCAGCAACCGAGGGCGTGCGCGCGGCGGTGCAGCGCCGGGACGGGCCATGGGGCGACTACAGCCAGGCGCCGCCGGAGCGCAGGCCCGATCCGTCACACATCATCGAGCCGTAG
- a CDS encoding PA-phosphatase, giving the protein MRLVRWWPCVALPLMVLLGLAVGSESTRVDDWFIRTGDAHPALGWLLFFTAGLTQAVVLAIGIAVAAHRRRGRMVVVMVVAPLVALVAVRLVKPVFGRTKGGALAYPSGHTTLAVVVICLLVVLAGVTAWVVAGAVIAVLLGMLGQSFTYHYFTDTLGAVLLGTAVVCLAVWTARLDRCQPRCDVDHSCG; this is encoded by the coding sequence ATGAGGCTGGTCCGATGGTGGCCGTGCGTCGCGTTGCCGCTGATGGTGTTGCTGGGGCTTGCGGTCGGCTCGGAGTCCACCCGGGTCGATGACTGGTTCATCCGGACCGGCGACGCCCATCCGGCGCTGGGCTGGCTGCTGTTCTTCACCGCGGGCCTGACGCAGGCCGTCGTGCTGGCGATCGGCATCGCCGTGGCGGCCCATCGGCGGCGCGGGCGAATGGTCGTGGTGATGGTGGTGGCACCGCTGGTCGCCCTGGTGGCGGTGCGCCTGGTCAAGCCGGTGTTCGGCCGCACCAAGGGTGGCGCGCTGGCCTATCCCAGTGGTCACACCACGCTGGCCGTGGTGGTGATCTGTCTGCTGGTGGTGCTGGCCGGTGTCACCGCGTGGGTGGTGGCTGGCGCCGTCATCGCTGTGCTGCTGGGCATGCTGGGCCAGTCGTTCACCTACCACTACTTCACCGACACTCTCGGTGCTGTGCTGCTCGGAACGGCCGTGGTGTGTCTGGCGGTCTGGACGGCCAGACTTGACAGGTGTCAACCCAGGTGCGACGTGGATCACAGCTGTGGTTAA
- a CDS encoding DUF2889 domain-containing protein, which yields MPFLTDLGPQQPVTTTPSLVPGTLRRISVIDTHQTEPGGSDVTLRGRDVVARASGVEVLDQVELRAHLTDRVIDAIDIVGAVDDDRLTALTGNRVGPGFRSAVTRVVPADASRASLLHLLLDDWAGAALVSGYALMAQAATRGDEERLPVSVTDNLAPICAGFAHDAFMVTYAQSNGVIPTVLGPVAPALDALRDVEPLRPHGMRRHRRIDLRPGDADSAEFDAHFRDSHVDGDGTETIVHEYTVAGVVDVSARTIVSVDARVHVLPWQECPSAITSALRIRGMALSDLRHRIKGELVGTSTCTHLNDTLRCLGDLDALLEARLRLDDV from the coding sequence ATGCCTTTCCTCACGGACCTCGGGCCGCAACAGCCCGTGACCACGACGCCGTCACTCGTGCCGGGCACACTGCGGCGGATCAGCGTCATCGACACTCATCAGACCGAACCCGGGGGATCGGACGTCACCCTGCGAGGCCGTGACGTGGTGGCACGCGCATCGGGCGTCGAGGTGCTCGACCAGGTCGAACTGCGTGCGCATCTCACCGACCGCGTCATCGACGCCATCGACATTGTCGGCGCCGTCGACGACGACCGCCTCACCGCGCTGACGGGTAACCGCGTCGGGCCGGGGTTCCGCTCCGCGGTCACGCGGGTCGTTCCGGCCGACGCGTCGCGCGCGAGCCTGCTGCACCTGCTGCTCGACGACTGGGCCGGTGCAGCGCTGGTTTCCGGCTACGCACTGATGGCCCAGGCGGCAACCCGAGGCGACGAGGAGCGGCTGCCCGTCAGCGTCACCGACAACCTGGCCCCGATCTGCGCGGGCTTCGCCCACGACGCATTCATGGTCACCTACGCCCAGAGCAACGGGGTCATCCCCACGGTGCTCGGCCCGGTCGCGCCGGCCCTGGACGCGCTGCGCGACGTCGAACCGCTGCGCCCGCACGGTATGCGCCGACACCGACGCATCGACCTGCGGCCCGGCGATGCCGACTCGGCCGAGTTCGACGCCCACTTCCGCGACTCCCACGTCGACGGTGACGGGACCGAGACGATCGTGCACGAGTACACCGTGGCGGGCGTGGTGGACGTGTCCGCCCGCACCATCGTGTCGGTCGATGCGAGAGTGCATGTGCTGCCGTGGCAGGAGTGCCCGAGTGCGATCACCAGTGCGCTGCGCATACGAGGTATGGCGCTGTCCGATCTGCGGCACCGCATCAAGGGTGAGTTGGTCGGCACCAGCACCTGTACCCACCTCAACGACACATTGCGCTGCCTGGGCGACCTCGATGCCCTGCTGGAGGCGCGGCTACGGCTCGATGATGTGTGA
- a CDS encoding VOC family protein has protein sequence MIDHFGINCSDWEKSKDFYDKVLGVLGFTRQMDFGVAIGYGADGHPHFWIGDASAGDASGPNREVHIAFVAKDPEAVQTFFHTAVALGVEPLHEPRLWPEYHDSYYGAFVRDPDGNNVEAVFHGGGPKG, from the coding sequence ATGATCGATCACTTCGGCATCAACTGCAGCGACTGGGAGAAGTCGAAGGACTTCTACGACAAGGTTCTCGGCGTGCTGGGCTTCACCCGTCAGATGGACTTCGGCGTGGCCATCGGTTACGGCGCGGACGGCCATCCGCACTTCTGGATCGGCGACGCGTCGGCGGGTGATGCCTCGGGTCCCAATCGCGAGGTGCATATCGCGTTCGTGGCCAAGGACCCCGAGGCGGTGCAGACCTTCTTCCACACAGCGGTGGCGCTGGGGGTGGAACCACTGCACGAGCCCAGGCTGTGGCCGGAGTACCACGACAGCTACTACGGCGCCTTCGTTCGGGACCCCGACGGTAACAACGTCGAGGCTGTGTTCCACGGCGGCGGCCCGAAGGGTTAG
- a CDS encoding aldehyde dehydrogenase family protein produces MTATPEVSAPGSGLPEGAILNPATGAVAGTVRWTDPADVGRIAAGLRVAQREWEARGAAGRAKVMARYAVWLGEHRDEIESLLIAETGKSATDAAQEVPLLIMIASYYIKTMEKALAPETRPAPLPFLSIKKIAVHYRPRPVVGIIAPWNYPVANLLMDGIAALAAGCAVLLKPSERTPLTAELLLKGWLDSGAPEVMAIVQGAREAVEAVVDNADYIQFTGSSATGAKVMERAARRLTPVSLELGGKDPMIVLEDADVDLAAHAAVWGAMFNAGQTCVSVERVYVLDQVYDQFVDAVVRDVKNLKMGAGEGHDFGALIDDSQVAVTDRHVADAVAKGARALTGGQRHEGVGSFYPPTVLVDVDHSMLCMTEETFGPTLPIMKVSSVAEAVRLANDSPYGLSASVFSRDIARAKDVALELDCGAVNVNDVISNLMCTTAPMGGWKTSGIGARFGGADGVRKFCRQEAVVVPRTTVGAGGNYYNNSLKALKRMNTLMTKLALRRPRRVAK; encoded by the coding sequence ATGACAGCAACGCCCGAAGTTTCCGCGCCAGGTTCCGGCCTTCCGGAGGGCGCCATCCTCAACCCCGCCACGGGTGCCGTCGCGGGCACCGTGCGCTGGACCGACCCAGCCGACGTCGGCCGCATCGCCGCAGGTCTGCGCGTCGCCCAACGGGAATGGGAGGCACGGGGCGCCGCGGGCCGAGCGAAGGTGATGGCGCGCTACGCCGTCTGGCTCGGTGAGCACCGCGACGAGATCGAGTCACTGCTGATCGCCGAGACCGGCAAGTCCGCGACGGACGCCGCTCAAGAGGTCCCGCTGCTGATCATGATCGCGTCGTACTACATCAAGACGATGGAGAAGGCGCTGGCACCGGAGACTCGGCCGGCACCGCTGCCGTTCCTGTCGATCAAGAAGATCGCCGTGCACTACCGGCCGCGTCCGGTGGTCGGGATCATCGCGCCGTGGAACTACCCCGTCGCCAACCTCCTGATGGATGGCATCGCCGCGCTGGCCGCGGGCTGCGCCGTGCTGCTCAAGCCGTCGGAGCGCACACCGCTGACCGCCGAGCTGCTGCTGAAGGGCTGGCTCGACTCGGGTGCGCCCGAGGTGATGGCGATCGTTCAGGGCGCCCGCGAGGCCGTCGAGGCCGTCGTCGACAACGCCGACTACATCCAGTTCACCGGCTCCAGCGCAACCGGCGCGAAGGTGATGGAACGGGCCGCGCGCCGGCTCACGCCCGTCAGCCTCGAACTCGGCGGCAAGGATCCAATGATCGTGCTCGAGGACGCCGACGTCGATCTGGCCGCGCACGCCGCGGTGTGGGGTGCGATGTTCAACGCCGGCCAGACGTGTGTGTCGGTGGAGCGGGTCTACGTGCTCGACCAGGTGTATGACCAGTTCGTCGACGCCGTGGTGCGCGACGTGAAGAACCTGAAAATGGGCGCGGGCGAGGGCCACGACTTCGGCGCGCTGATCGATGACAGTCAGGTGGCCGTGACCGACCGGCACGTCGCCGACGCCGTCGCCAAGGGCGCCAGGGCGCTCACCGGTGGGCAGCGTCACGAGGGCGTCGGGAGCTTCTACCCGCCGACGGTTCTCGTCGACGTCGACCACTCGATGCTCTGCATGACGGAGGAGACGTTCGGCCCGACCCTGCCGATCATGAAGGTGTCGAGCGTCGCCGAGGCGGTGCGCCTGGCCAATGACAGCCCGTACGGGTTGAGCGCGTCGGTGTTCTCGCGTGACATCGCCCGGGCAAAGGATGTCGCGCTTGAATTGGATTGCGGCGCAGTGAACGTCAACGACGTGATCTCGAACCTGATGTGCACCACGGCCCCGATGGGCGGGTGGAAGACATCAGGCATCGGCGCGCGGTTCGGCGGCGCGGACGGCGTGCGGAAGTTCTGTCGTCAGGAGGCTGTCGTCGTGCCGCGGACCACCGTCGGTGCGGGCGGGAACTACTACAACAACTCGCTCAAGGCGCTCAAGCGGATGAACACGCTGATGACCAAGCTGGCACTGCGTCGACCGAGGCGGGTCGCCAAGTAG